In the Acidovorax sp. A79 genome, one interval contains:
- a CDS encoding RidA family protein, translating into MSVYDKLKELNITLPPVSVPAAAYVPYVQTGNLVFLSGHIARKDGKPWVAQFGRDIGTDEGKQAARAVAIDLLGTLQAACGGDLTRVRRIVKLMSLVNSTGDYTEQHLVTNGASELLGQVFGENGVHARSAFGVAQIPMGACVEIELIAELGQG; encoded by the coding sequence ATGAGCGTTTACGACAAGCTGAAGGAACTCAACATCACCCTGCCCCCCGTGTCGGTGCCCGCGGCCGCCTACGTGCCCTACGTGCAGACGGGCAATCTCGTGTTCCTGAGCGGTCACATCGCGCGCAAGGACGGCAAGCCCTGGGTGGCGCAGTTCGGCCGCGACATCGGCACCGACGAAGGCAAGCAGGCTGCCCGCGCGGTGGCCATCGACCTGCTGGGCACCCTGCAGGCGGCCTGCGGCGGCGACCTCACCCGCGTGCGGCGCATCGTCAAGCTGATGAGCCTGGTGAACTCCACGGGCGACTACACCGAACAGCATCTGGTGACCAACGGCGCCAGCGAGCTGCTGGGCCAGGTCTTTGGCGAAAACGGCGTCCATGCACGCAGCGCCTTCGGCGTGGCGCAGATCCCCATGGGTGCCTGCGTGGAAATCGAGTTGATCGCCGAACTGGGACAGGGCTGA
- the eno gene encoding phosphopyruvate hydratase, which produces MTAIKDIHGIEILDSRGHPTVAATVVLQDGSSGFAAVPSGASTGSREAVELRDRDMRRYGGRGVALAVSHVNGELRQALRGMDASDQGALDRHMIALDGSADKSRLGANAILAVSLAAAKARAAQRKQPLYRALATGGVAPQLPVPMMNIINGGAHADNNVDIQEFMILPVQAPSFKEALRQGAEVFHALRSLLKAQGRTTAVGDEGGFAPDLPSNAAALDMILAAIETTGLRAGKDIWLGLDVASSELLHEGRYELAGEHKAYTPAEFVDYLAQLVAHYPILSIEDGLAESDWEGWALLTRRLGQHVQLVGDDLFVTNTAILERGISDGAANAILIKPNQIGTLSETLAAIDMAARAGFSAVVSHRSGETEDVTIADLAVATRARQIKTGSLCRSDRVAKYNRLLAIEEELGSAGVYAGAGAFPVPVRP; this is translated from the coding sequence ATGACAGCCATCAAGGACATTCACGGCATCGAGATCCTGGACTCCCGGGGCCACCCCACGGTGGCGGCCACGGTCGTGCTCCAGGACGGCAGCAGCGGCTTTGCGGCCGTGCCTTCCGGGGCCTCCACCGGGTCGCGCGAGGCGGTCGAGCTGCGCGACAGGGACATGCGGCGCTATGGCGGAAGGGGTGTCGCCCTGGCGGTGTCGCACGTCAATGGCGAACTGCGCCAGGCGTTGCGCGGCATGGACGCCAGCGACCAGGGGGCGCTGGACCGGCACATGATCGCGCTGGATGGCAGTGCGGACAAATCACGCCTGGGTGCCAATGCGATCCTGGCGGTTTCGCTGGCGGCCGCCAAGGCCCGGGCCGCGCAGCGCAAGCAGCCGCTGTACCGCGCGCTCGCCACTGGCGGCGTGGCGCCCCAGCTGCCGGTGCCGATGATGAACATCATCAATGGCGGGGCGCATGCCGACAACAACGTGGACATCCAGGAGTTCATGATCCTGCCCGTGCAGGCGCCCAGCTTCAAGGAGGCCTTGCGCCAGGGCGCCGAGGTGTTCCATGCGCTCAGGAGCCTGCTCAAGGCACAGGGCAGGACCACCGCGGTGGGCGACGAGGGCGGCTTCGCGCCCGACCTGCCCTCCAACGCCGCCGCGCTGGACATGATCCTGGCGGCCATCGAAACGACCGGGCTGCGCGCGGGCAAGGACATCTGGCTCGGCCTGGACGTCGCCAGTTCCGAGCTTTTGCACGAGGGCCGCTACGAGCTGGCTGGGGAGCACAAGGCCTACACGCCGGCCGAGTTCGTCGACTACCTGGCGCAACTGGTCGCGCACTACCCCATCCTGTCCATCGAGGATGGCCTGGCCGAGAGCGACTGGGAGGGCTGGGCGCTGCTCACGCGCAGGCTCGGCCAGCATGTTCAGCTGGTGGGCGACGACCTGTTCGTCACCAACACCGCGATCCTGGAGCGCGGCATTTCCGACGGCGCGGCCAACGCCATCCTCATCAAGCCCAACCAGATCGGCACCCTCAGCGAGACGCTGGCCGCCATCGACATGGCGGCGCGGGCCGGGTTCTCGGCCGTCGTGTCGCACCGCTCGGGAGAAACCGAAGACGTCACGATCGCAGACCTGGCCGTTGCCACCCGCGCGCGCCAGATCAAGACCGGCTCGCTGTGCCGTTCCGACCGCGTCGCCAAGTACAACCGCCTGCTGGCGATCGAGGAAGAGCTGGGCAGCGCGGGTGTCTATGCGGGCGCCGGGGCTTTCCCCGTGCCGGTTCGGCCTTGA
- the pyk gene encoding pyruvate kinase has protein sequence MTTLAVYPLSGAAASRRGRRAKIVATLGPSSSDAATIRALFDAGADVFRLNFSHGSHAQHRASLEMIRRIEQERGRPIAILQDLQGPKLRIGTFADGPVELRAGARFRLDLEDRPGDASRAPLPHPEIFAALVAGTDLLLDDGKLRLRVTDCGPGFADTVVMAGGTLSERKGVNVPSVLLPISALTPKDRADLAFGLSLGVDWVALSFVQRPEDLDEVHAIVQGRAGVLAKLEKPAGIDALDAIIARADAIMVARGDMGVELPAEQVPRIQKRIVGACRAAGKPVIVATQMLDSMVHAPVPTRAEASDVATAVYEGSDAVMLSAESASGRYPREAVAMMGRIIREVESDPHYREIVEASSRALDGGVADVICQCLRTAAALLPMAAIVTYSRSGATALRAARERPAAAVLSITPDMHIARRLALAWGIHSVHADAPVSGVPELVEQARRVARQEGIARDGDQLCIAAGTPFGVVGSTNFIHIAKA, from the coding sequence ATGACCACGCTTGCCGTCTACCCCTTGAGCGGGGCCGCCGCCTCGCGCCGCGGCCGCCGCGCCAAGATCGTCGCCACCCTGGGCCCGTCCAGTTCCGACGCCGCCACGATCCGGGCCCTGTTCGACGCCGGGGCCGATGTGTTCCGCCTGAACTTCAGCCACGGAAGCCATGCCCAGCACCGCGCCAGCCTGGAGATGATCCGGCGGATCGAACAGGAGCGTGGCCGGCCGATCGCCATCCTGCAGGATCTGCAGGGCCCCAAGCTGCGCATCGGCACGTTCGCCGATGGTCCAGTCGAGCTGCGGGCCGGTGCGCGCTTCAGGCTCGACCTGGAAGACCGCCCCGGGGACGCCAGCCGGGCGCCACTGCCGCACCCCGAGATCTTCGCGGCCCTGGTCGCCGGTACGGACCTGCTGCTCGACGACGGCAAGCTGCGGCTGCGCGTGACGGACTGCGGCCCCGGGTTCGCGGACACCGTGGTCATGGCGGGCGGGACCCTGTCCGAGCGCAAGGGGGTCAACGTGCCATCGGTCCTGCTGCCGATCTCGGCGCTCACGCCCAAGGACCGGGCCGACCTGGCGTTTGGCCTGTCGCTGGGGGTGGATTGGGTGGCGCTGTCCTTCGTCCAACGCCCCGAGGACCTGGACGAAGTCCATGCCATCGTGCAAGGGCGCGCCGGTGTGCTGGCCAAGCTGGAGAAACCGGCGGGGATCGATGCCCTGGACGCGATCATCGCGCGGGCCGACGCGATCATGGTCGCGCGCGGCGACATGGGGGTGGAGCTGCCGGCAGAGCAGGTGCCGCGCATCCAGAAGCGCATCGTCGGCGCCTGCCGCGCCGCCGGCAAGCCGGTCATCGTCGCCACGCAGATGCTGGACTCCATGGTCCATGCGCCGGTGCCGACACGCGCCGAGGCCTCCGATGTGGCGACGGCCGTCTACGAGGGCAGCGATGCCGTCATGCTGTCGGCCGAGTCGGCCTCTGGCCGCTACCCGCGCGAGGCGGTCGCGATGATGGGCCGCATCATCCGCGAGGTGGAGTCCGATCCGCACTACCGCGAGATCGTGGAAGCCTCGTCGCGCGCGCTGGACGGCGGCGTGGCCGATGTCATTTGCCAATGCCTGCGCACGGCGGCGGCACTGCTGCCCATGGCCGCCATCGTGACCTACTCGCGCTCAGGGGCGACGGCGCTGCGTGCGGCGCGGGAGCGGCCGGCCGCTGCCGTGCTGAGCATCACCCCGGACATGCACATCGCCCGCCGCCTGGCGCTGGCCTGGGGCATCCACTCGGTCCATGCCGATGCGCCGGTCAGCGGCGTGCCCGAGCTCGTCGAGCAGGCCCGCCGCGTGGCGCGCCAGGAGGGCATTGCCCGGGACGGTGACCAGCTGTGCATCGCCGCCGGTACGCCCTTCGGCGTCGTGGGCAGCACCAACTTCATCCACATCGCAAAGGCTTGA
- a CDS encoding porin has translation MHSNIHKSLLLAAALGATAVPAQAQSSNLTLSGKLDLGIGKNIGATSSEMLDGAGSRLAFRGQEDLGGGWHAAFGLEHRFSPDTGQPANPNIFWQGYSTLGIGHAAWGTVNLGRQYTAAYSTVQNVIDPWGGDTVAQLRTAWRGGISKTRVSDSVRYDLRRKDLHIAVSSAEAQQEASNAGPRRPFSVGANTHVGPVLLAIGWEDPAHADDHLLSLGAAYKVGQARLALGLARGVTTRNDDFKSMLLGVTYGVGVGEIKAGFVTAKTRKPDGSLRSEARKFGIGYFHHLSRRTFLYTNVARDSKAATEKLGYDVGLQHNF, from the coding sequence ATGCACAGCAACATCCACAAGTCGCTCCTCCTCGCCGCCGCGCTCGGTGCCACCGCCGTGCCCGCGCAGGCCCAGTCCTCCAACCTCACGCTGTCCGGCAAGCTGGACCTCGGGATCGGCAAGAACATCGGCGCCACGTCCAGTGAAATGCTGGACGGGGCGGGCAGCCGCCTGGCCTTTCGCGGCCAAGAGGACCTGGGCGGGGGCTGGCACGCCGCCTTCGGGCTGGAGCACCGTTTCTCGCCGGACACGGGCCAACCCGCCAATCCGAACATCTTCTGGCAGGGCTACTCGACCCTGGGCATCGGGCACGCCGCCTGGGGCACGGTCAACCTGGGCCGCCAGTACACCGCCGCCTACTCCACGGTGCAGAACGTGATCGATCCCTGGGGCGGCGACACCGTGGCCCAGCTGCGCACCGCATGGCGTGGCGGCATCTCGAAGACCCGTGTCTCCGACTCCGTGCGCTATGACTTGCGGCGCAAGGACCTGCACATCGCGGTCTCGTCCGCCGAGGCCCAGCAGGAGGCTTCCAACGCGGGGCCCCGCCGTCCGTTCTCGGTCGGGGCCAACACCCACGTCGGCCCGGTGCTGCTGGCCATCGGCTGGGAAGACCCCGCCCATGCGGACGACCACCTGCTGAGCCTGGGCGCGGCCTACAAGGTCGGCCAGGCCCGGCTGGCCCTCGGCCTGGCCCGGGGCGTGACCACCCGCAATGACGACTTCAAGTCCATGCTGCTGGGCGTGACCTACGGGGTGGGGGTGGGTGAAATCAAGGCCGGCTTCGTCACTGCCAAGACGCGCAAGCCGGATGGTTCGCTGCGTTCGGAAGCCCGCAAGTTCGGCATCGGCTACTTCCACCACCTGTCCAGGCGGACCTTCCTGTACACCAACGTGGCCCGCGACAGCAAGGCGGCCACGGAAAAGCTCGGCTACGACGTCGGTCTCCAGCACAACTTCTGA
- a CDS encoding ABC transporter ATP-binding protein, with product MKKISVQCRGIRLAYGSNEVLKDIHMEIRPGEFFALLGPSGSGKSTLLRLIAGFNQHQHGELLIDGRDVTGMAPWQRNVGMVFQSYALWPHLSVWDNVAFGLVERRVSKAEQVRKVEAALATVGLERFARRRPGQLSGGQQQRVALARTIVIEPQVLLLDEPLSNLDKSLRVQMRQELLQLQRRLGITTIFVTHDQEEAMTTADRMAVLDKGVVQQVGTPQDLYDLPANEFVAGFVGTMNLLQGTVQARDGHDVTLDIEGVGRLQVPAHGHAPASGRAVLSFRPHALQIDAAAARSDMRYVWMNGIVESSEFLGEATRYQVRVGTQSVAVDQPHHLGASKFVAGSPVGIGLEPAQTRLLPA from the coding sequence ATGAAAAAAATCAGTGTCCAATGCCGCGGCATCCGCCTGGCCTATGGCAGCAACGAAGTCCTGAAGGACATCCACATGGAGATCAGGCCGGGCGAGTTCTTTGCGCTGCTGGGGCCGTCCGGTTCCGGCAAGTCCACCCTGCTGCGCCTGATCGCCGGCTTCAACCAGCACCAGCACGGAGAGCTGCTGATCGACGGGCGCGACGTCACCGGGATGGCGCCCTGGCAACGCAACGTGGGCATGGTGTTCCAGAGCTATGCGCTGTGGCCGCACCTGAGCGTCTGGGACAACGTGGCCTTCGGCCTGGTGGAGCGCCGGGTCTCCAAGGCCGAGCAGGTCCGCAAGGTCGAGGCCGCGCTGGCCACCGTGGGCCTGGAGCGCTTTGCCCGGCGCCGGCCGGGCCAGCTGTCCGGCGGGCAGCAGCAGCGCGTGGCGCTGGCGCGCACCATCGTGATCGAGCCGCAGGTGCTGCTGCTGGACGAGCCCCTGTCCAACCTGGACAAGTCGCTGCGCGTACAGATGCGCCAGGAACTGCTGCAGCTGCAGCGCCGCCTGGGCATCACCACCATCTTCGTCACGCACGACCAGGAAGAGGCCATGACCACGGCCGACCGCATGGCGGTGCTCGACAAGGGCGTGGTGCAGCAGGTGGGCACGCCCCAGGACCTGTACGACCTGCCTGCCAACGAGTTCGTGGCCGGCTTCGTCGGCACCATGAACCTGCTGCAGGGCACGGTGCAAGCCCGCGACGGGCATGACGTCACCCTCGACATCGAGGGTGTGGGACGGCTGCAGGTGCCCGCGCACGGCCATGCCCCGGCCAGCGGACGGGCGGTACTCAGCTTCCGGCCGCATGCGCTGCAGATCGATGCCGCGGCGGCGCGCAGTGACATGCGCTACGTCTGGATGAACGGCATCGTCGAATCCAGCGAGTTCCTGGGCGAGGCCACGCGCTACCAGGTCCGGGTGGGGACGCAGTCCGTGGCCGTGGACCAGCCGCACCACCTGGGCGCATCCAAGTTCGTGGCCGGCAGCCCCGTGGGCATTGGCCTGGAGCCGGCGCAGACACGGCTGCTGCCTGCCTGA
- a CDS encoding extracellular solute-binding protein has translation MRPILKTAALAAFLLAAGAQAGTVSVVTSFPKELTQAYKTAFEKAHPDIKLEILNKSTTAGVAYVRELSAGQRPEVFWASAPDAFEVLGKGKLLERIPDLANPAVPKDIAGYPINDPDGFYLGQALGGYGLMWNTRYLAAKKLPTPAEWADLTKPVYHSHVALSSPSRSGTTHLTIEAILQGEGWDKGWNQVLQIAGNSAAITERSFGVPDGVNNGQFGIGLVIDFFGLSGKYSGFPVEFAYPSVTAVVPANIALISGGKNPAEARRFISFALSREGQELLTLPQLARLPVLPPDKMKMPAGYPNAFEVAKRAKVKFDPELSAARYYVVTALFDQVITFRHKELQAATLAIHQAEAALAGKPNTEAANRVRRARELAFTPPVTEAMAKDPAFLNLFTSNKKNADTNREVTATEGGWNSKALDNYRMARQLAEEARALAK, from the coding sequence ATCCGCCCCATTCTCAAAACTGCCGCGTTGGCGGCATTCCTGCTCGCCGCCGGGGCCCAGGCCGGCACCGTCTCGGTGGTGACCTCCTTTCCCAAGGAACTGACCCAGGCCTACAAGACCGCCTTCGAAAAGGCCCATCCCGACATCAAGCTGGAAATCCTCAACAAGAGCACCACCGCCGGCGTGGCCTATGTGCGCGAACTCAGCGCGGGGCAGCGCCCCGAAGTGTTCTGGGCGTCGGCGCCCGATGCGTTCGAGGTGCTGGGCAAGGGCAAGCTGCTCGAGCGCATTCCGGACCTCGCCAATCCCGCGGTGCCCAAGGACATCGCCGGCTATCCCATCAACGATCCGGACGGCTTCTACCTGGGCCAGGCCCTGGGGGGCTATGGGCTGATGTGGAACACCCGCTACCTCGCGGCCAAGAAGCTTCCCACGCCCGCCGAGTGGGCGGACCTGACCAAGCCGGTCTACCACAGCCACGTGGCCCTGAGCTCGCCCTCCCGCTCGGGCACGACGCACTTGACGATCGAGGCCATCCTGCAGGGCGAGGGCTGGGACAAGGGCTGGAACCAGGTGCTGCAGATTGCCGGCAACTCGGCCGCGATCACCGAACGCAGCTTCGGCGTGCCCGACGGCGTCAACAACGGACAGTTCGGCATCGGCCTGGTGATCGACTTCTTCGGCCTGAGCGGCAAGTATTCGGGCTTTCCGGTGGAGTTCGCCTACCCGTCGGTCACCGCGGTGGTGCCGGCCAACATTGCGCTCATCAGCGGGGGCAAGAACCCGGCCGAGGCGCGGCGCTTCATCAGCTTCGCCCTGTCCAGGGAAGGTCAGGAACTGCTTACGCTCCCGCAGCTGGCGCGCCTGCCGGTGCTGCCGCCGGACAAGATGAAAATGCCCGCCGGCTACCCCAACGCCTTCGAGGTCGCCAAGCGCGCCAAGGTGAAGTTCGATCCCGAGCTGTCCGCCGCGCGCTACTACGTGGTGACCGCCCTGTTCGACCAGGTGATCACCTTCCGCCACAAGGAACTGCAGGCGGCCACGCTGGCCATCCACCAGGCCGAGGCAGCCCTGGCCGGAAAACCCAACACCGAGGCCGCCAACCGCGTCAGGCGGGCGCGCGAACTGGCCTTCACGCCCCCCGTGACCGAGGCCATGGCCAAGGATCCGGCGTTCCTGAACCTGTTCACGTCCAACAAGAAGAACGCGGACACCAACAGGGAGGTGACGGCCACCGAAGGCGGCTGGAACAGCAAGGCGCTCGACAACTACCGGATGGCGCGCCAGCTCGCCGAAGAAGCCCGGGCCCTTGCCAAGTAA
- a CDS encoding ABC transporter permease: MSRIFHLARPGAWLAAGLVLAFLLLFLVLPVAWVFFSAFVNADGSLTLGHFAAFFHQPLMTEAFWNSLYVATMATIAAALIAVPLAYFTVRFEFRGALLIQTLGVLPLIMPPFVGAVAMQLIFGRSGTVNLLLEQHLGFTVPIMDGLNGVIFVEALHYFPFILMNLTLALRNIDGAMEEAALNLGCRGWRLFRRVIFPLAMPGFVAGASLVFVKVFDDLGTPLVLGTTNMLAPQAYLRITQVGIDDPLGYVISVLMIAFSIAAMALSARVLKGKDYATTQKGGGAIQRRRLSPLGTVLTYAWIGFILLLTLSPHIGVLLLSFASVWSFAPLPDGFTAAHYATVFQDAGGMISNTLLYCGMAAGIDVLLGTTIAYLIMRTRLPARQWLDWIATAALAVPGLVLAIGYLRFFKGVLVPGTDVLLTSTWVVIMIAYAVRRLPYALRSCVAALQQVHISLEEAAESLGATKMRTIRRVVVPLMAGGILAGFVTSFITAAVELSATILLTSSQSQAPMSYGIYLYMQSIAGRGPGAALGVLAIAVVAIGTYASHVIVERTGSRLKQRPVDEDLPPLPILPAEVAPVRT, from the coding sequence ATGTCGCGCATCTTCCATCTGGCCCGGCCGGGCGCCTGGCTGGCGGCCGGCCTGGTGCTGGCCTTCCTGCTGCTGTTCCTGGTGCTGCCCGTCGCCTGGGTGTTCTTCTCGGCCTTCGTCAACGCCGACGGCAGCCTGACCCTGGGCCATTTCGCGGCCTTCTTCCACCAGCCGCTGATGACCGAGGCTTTCTGGAACAGCCTCTACGTCGCCACCATGGCCACGATCGCGGCGGCGCTGATCGCCGTGCCGCTGGCCTATTTCACGGTGCGCTTTGAGTTCCGCGGCGCGCTGCTGATCCAGACCCTGGGGGTGCTGCCGCTGATCATGCCGCCCTTCGTCGGCGCGGTGGCGATGCAGCTGATCTTCGGCCGCTCGGGCACGGTGAACCTGCTGCTCGAGCAGCACCTGGGTTTCACGGTTCCGATCATGGACGGCCTCAACGGCGTGATCTTCGTCGAGGCGCTGCATTACTTCCCCTTCATCCTCATGAACCTGACGCTGGCGCTGCGGAACATCGATGGCGCCATGGAAGAGGCGGCGTTGAACCTGGGCTGCCGCGGCTGGCGCCTGTTCCGCCGGGTCATCTTCCCGCTGGCGATGCCCGGCTTCGTGGCGGGGGCGTCGCTGGTTTTCGTCAAGGTGTTCGACGACCTGGGCACGCCGCTGGTGCTGGGCACCACCAACATGCTGGCGCCGCAGGCCTACCTGCGCATCACCCAGGTGGGCATCGACGACCCGCTGGGCTACGTCATCAGCGTGCTGATGATTGCCTTCTCGATCGCGGCAATGGCGCTGTCGGCCCGCGTGCTCAAGGGCAAGGACTATGCGACCACGCAAAAGGGCGGCGGCGCCATCCAGCGCCGCAGGCTTTCCCCGCTGGGCACGGTGCTGACTTACGCGTGGATCGGCTTCATCCTGCTGCTGACGCTGTCCCCTCACATCGGCGTGCTGCTGCTGTCGTTCGCCTCCGTGTGGAGCTTCGCCCCGCTGCCCGACGGCTTCACGGCGGCCCACTACGCCACCGTGTTCCAGGACGCTGGCGGCATGATCTCCAACACCCTGCTGTACTGCGGCATGGCGGCCGGAATCGACGTGCTGCTGGGCACGACCATCGCCTATCTGATCATGCGCACCCGGTTGCCGGCCCGCCAGTGGCTGGACTGGATCGCCACGGCGGCGCTGGCCGTGCCGGGGCTGGTGCTGGCGATCGGCTACCTGCGTTTCTTCAAGGGTGTCCTGGTGCCAGGCACCGACGTGCTGCTCACCAGCACCTGGGTGGTGATCATGATTGCCTATGCCGTGCGCCGGCTGCCCTATGCCCTGCGCTCTTGCGTCGCCGCGCTGCAGCAGGTGCACATTTCGCTGGAGGAGGCCGCCGAAAGCCTCGGCGCGACCAAGATGCGCACCATCCGGCGCGTCGTCGTGCCGCTGATGGCGGGCGGGATCCTGGCTGGCTTCGTCACCAGTTTCATCACGGCGGCGGTCGAGCTGTCGGCCACCATCCTGCTGACCTCCTCGCAGTCGCAGGCGCCCATGAGCTATGGCATCTACCTGTACATGCAGAGCATCGCGGGCCGTGGCCCTGGCGCGGCACTGGGCGTTCTGGCGATCGCGGTCGTCGCGATCGGCACCTATGCCTCCCACGTGATCGTGGAGCGCACCGGCAGCCGCCTGAAGCAGCGGCCGGTCGATGAAGACCTGCCTCCCCTGCCCATCCTCCCCGCAGAAGTTGCTCCGGTACGCACCTGA
- a CDS encoding ABC transporter ATP-binding protein, with protein sequence MNRVSVRCEQLQLSYGSVVVLDGVTLEIEPGEFFALLGPSGSGKSTLLRVIAGFLQHQAGRLVIDGRELTTEPAWERRVGVVFQNYALWPHLNVRENVAFGLVERRLPGKVIEQRVSEVLDQVELGAFAHRNPSQLSGGQQQRVALARTLVTQPQVLLLDEPLSNLDRSLRVQMRQELLKLQRRLGITTIFVTHDQEEAMTSADRIAVLNNGRVQQIGTPIALYDYPATPFVAGFVGTMNMLEGTVRCSRGNAVSLDVPGWGEIVISSDAVPEDGRRVIVAIRPQTIRLDVADARLDARFVWLPGMVETVEFHGAFARYQVQVGPHAVVIDQPHHAGLSKFPAGGAVSVGIDPSLVRLYSR encoded by the coding sequence ATGAACAGGGTCAGTGTCAGATGTGAGCAACTGCAGCTCTCCTACGGCAGCGTCGTGGTGCTGGACGGCGTGACGCTGGAGATCGAGCCGGGCGAGTTCTTCGCGCTGCTGGGGCCCTCCGGCTCCGGCAAGTCCACCCTGCTGCGCGTCATCGCGGGCTTTCTCCAGCACCAGGCCGGGCGGCTTGTCATCGACGGGCGGGAACTCACCACCGAGCCCGCATGGGAGCGACGCGTGGGCGTGGTGTTCCAGAACTACGCCTTGTGGCCCCACTTGAACGTGCGGGAGAACGTCGCCTTCGGGCTGGTGGAACGAAGGCTTCCCGGCAAGGTGATCGAGCAGCGCGTGTCGGAGGTGCTCGACCAGGTGGAACTGGGCGCCTTCGCCCACCGCAATCCGAGCCAGCTGTCGGGCGGCCAGCAGCAGCGGGTCGCGCTGGCGCGCACGCTGGTAACCCAGCCCCAGGTGCTGCTGCTCGACGAGCCCCTGTCCAACCTCGACCGTTCACTGCGCGTGCAGATGCGCCAGGAACTGCTCAAGCTGCAGCGGCGGCTGGGCATCACCACGATTTTTGTGACACACGACCAGGAAGAAGCAATGACCAGCGCCGACCGGATTGCCGTCCTGAACAACGGGCGTGTGCAGCAGATCGGCACCCCGATCGCGCTCTACGACTACCCCGCCACCCCGTTCGTCGCCGGCTTTGTCGGCACCATGAACATGCTGGAGGGAACCGTCCGCTGCAGCCGCGGAAACGCCGTTTCCCTTGACGTCCCGGGCTGGGGCGAGATCGTGATCAGCTCCGATGCGGTGCCCGAGGATGGCCGCCGCGTCATCGTGGCCATCCGGCCGCAGACCATCCGGCTCGACGTGGCGGACGCGCGGCTCGACGCGCGCTTCGTGTGGCTGCCAGGCATGGTCGAGACGGTCGAGTTCCACGGTGCATTTGCGCGCTACCAGGTGCAGGTCGGCCCGCATGCCGTGGTCATCGACCAGCCACACCACGCAGGCCTGTCGAAATTTCCGGCCGGCGGTGCGGTGTCGGTCGGCATCGATCCCTCCCTGGTCCGCCTGTACAGCAGATGA
- a CDS encoding phosphatase PAP2 family protein, whose amino-acid sequence MKMNKLLLSVCFSLLALTGNAALAKGEAPAVYLDAAQLDSTRFMAPPPPAEVAGKEIELMLELQRLRTPEQAARSVADLEQSVFRFADVMGPKFTEQGLPLVAAFFKRLYKTESGFNKQGKELWKRERPPVVDKRLQPVAKYSHSGSYPSGHAAFGFLTGMALADMVPEWRPQILARAREFGDNRVLGGVHYPSDVEAGRQLAVLIAALAPQNPSYRADFGAAKAELRRVLELP is encoded by the coding sequence ATGAAGATGAACAAGCTATTGCTCAGCGTCTGCTTTTCGCTGCTGGCACTGACTGGCAACGCTGCCCTGGCCAAGGGCGAGGCGCCTGCTGTCTACCTCGATGCCGCGCAACTCGATTCCACCCGCTTCATGGCGCCGCCCCCACCCGCGGAGGTGGCGGGCAAGGAGATCGAGCTGATGCTCGAACTGCAGCGATTGCGGACACCCGAACAGGCGGCGAGGTCGGTGGCCGATCTGGAGCAGAGCGTGTTCCGGTTTGCCGATGTCATGGGCCCCAAGTTCACGGAGCAGGGCCTGCCCCTGGTCGCTGCCTTCTTCAAGCGGCTGTACAAGACCGAGAGCGGCTTCAACAAGCAAGGCAAGGAGCTCTGGAAGCGCGAACGTCCGCCCGTGGTGGACAAGCGCCTGCAACCGGTGGCCAAGTACTCGCACAGCGGCTCGTATCCGAGCGGCCATGCCGCCTTCGGTTTCCTGACCGGCATGGCGCTGGCGGACATGGTGCCCGAGTGGCGTCCGCAGATCCTGGCGCGCGCCAGGGAGTTTGGCGACAACCGGGTGCTGGGCGGGGTGCACTACCCCAGCGACGTGGAGGCCGGCAGGCAACTGGCCGTGCTGATCGCCGCATTGGCGCCGCAAAACCCCAGCTACCGCGCCGACTTCGGGGCCGCGAAGGCTGAACTGCGCCGGGTGCTCGAACTGCCCTGA